In the Malus domestica chromosome 16, GDT2T_hap1 genome, one interval contains:
- the LOC103425269 gene encoding polygalacturonase At1g48100-like, with protein MELFHWFRLLWIAMTLLTFRCASNVEGRYHHQKRNKNSSPPTTPAEDPVAPSTPSIAPPTPPRDVPSDPYPTDPGNNFSNSSDCVFNVMDYGAVGDGSADDTAAFRQAWKEACAVKSGVVFAPSDYRFKITSTIFSGPCQPGLVFQVDGVLMPPDGPATWPKKDSKQQWLVFYKLNRMTFTGTGTIEGNGQKWWALPCKPHRGPNGSTLRGPCDSPAMIRFFMSSNLVVRGLRIQNSPQFHMKFDGCVGVLIQKISISSPKLSPNTDGIHIENTKSVAIHNSVISNGDDCISIGTGCANVDIMGVTCGPSHGISIGSLGVHNSQACVSNITVRNSVIRESDNGLRIKTWQGGTGSVSGILFENIQMENVLNCLLVDQYYCLSQACRNETSAVLVTDLTYRNIKGTYDVRRPPIHFACSDTVACRNIILSEVELYPYEGELMDDPFCWNAYGTQETATIPPIDCLREGEPQALDEVSKYTC; from the exons ATGGAGCTCTTTCACTGGTTTAGACTCTTATGGATCGCTATGACTCTATTGACCTTCCGGTGTGCAAGCAATGTGGAAGGAAGATATCATCACCAAAAGAGGAACAAAAACTCATCCCCTCCTACAACCCCTGCAGAAGATCCAGTTGCTCCTTCAACTCCGAGCATTGCTCCTCCTACCCCTCCTCGAGATGTTCCCTCAGACCCTTACCCAACTGACCCCGGAAACAACTTTAGTAATTCTTCAGACTGTGTGTTCAACGTCATGGATTATGGGGCAGTTGGAGATGGCTCTGCTGATGACACTGCTGCATTTAGACAGGCTTGGAAAGAAGCCTGTGCTGTTAAATCAGGTGTTGTTTTCGCTCCTTCAGATTACCGCTTCAAAATCACCTCAACAATTTTTTCAGGTCCATGTCAGCCAGGACTAGTATTCCAA GTAGATGGGGTTTTGATGCCGCCGGACGGGCCAGCGACGTGGCCTAAAAAAGACAGCAAACAACAGTGGCTTGTGTTTTACAAACTTAACCGGATGACTTTCACTGGTACTGGAACCATTGAAGGTAACGGCCAAAAGTGGTGGGCCCTCCCTTGCAAACCTCACAGG GGTCCCAATGGATCAACACTGCGAGGACCATGTGACAGCCCTGCT aTGATCAGATTTTTCATGAGCTCTAATTTGGTGGTGAGAGGCTTAAGAATCCAGAACAGTCCCCAATTCCACATGAAATTCGATGGCTGTGTAGGAGTACTGATTCAGAAAATATCCATTTCTTCACCAAAGCTTAGCCCCAACACAGATGGGATCCACATAGAGAACACAAAATCTGTTGCCATACACAACTCAGTGATTAGCAACG GTGATGACTGCATCTCGATAGGAACTGGGTGTGCAAATGTTGATATAATGGGTGTCACTTGTGGGCCAAGTCACGGGATTAG CATTGGGAGCCTTGGCGTGCACAACTCCCAGGCATGCGTCTCCAACATCACAGTCCGCAACTCCGTCATACGTGAATCCGACAACGGTCTCCGAATCAAGACATGGCAAGGCGGGACGGGCAGCGTCTCTGGCATCCTCTTCGAGAACATCCAGATGGAGAATGTGCTCAACTGCCTGCTAGTAGACCAGTACTACTGCCTATCACAAGCATGCCGAAACGAAACCTCAGCAGTACTAGTCACAGACTTGACCTACAGAAACATAAAGGGCACGTACGATGTGAGGAGGCCTCCCATTCACTTTGCGTGCAGTGACACCGTGGCATGCAGAAATATTATCCTCTCAGAAGTTGAGCTTTACCCATACGAAGGAGAGCTCATGGATGATCCCTTTTGTTGGAATGCTTATGGGACACAGGAGACTGCAACTATTCCCCCTATTGATTGCTTGCGAGAGGGGGAACCTCAGGCTTTGGACGAGGTGTCCAAGTATACTTGTTAG